One window from the genome of Rhodocyclaceae bacterium encodes:
- a CDS encoding arylsulfatase, with amino-acid sequence MPTHPNVVLFSVHKDAMDAAVRAFASDWPEARTSNLLDDGLFNWVRSAGGVVPEMYDAFRTLVRYSISRGAEGIVFTCSAFRDVIDACAKEFPIPMIGPNEAMIEQALDAGSRFAVMATVGPTIPSFSAEMLDVAAARGRKIELVPYVVDGAFDALAGGDPARHDALVAAKAREITGCDAIVLAQFTLSRAVPAVSGVSSLPIFNSPGAAVAKMRRLLDR; translated from the coding sequence ATGCCGACGCACCCGAACGTCGTCCTGTTCAGCGTCCACAAGGACGCCATGGACGCAGCCGTGCGCGCCTTCGCCAGCGACTGGCCGGAGGCACGCACCAGCAACCTGCTCGATGACGGGCTGTTCAACTGGGTGCGCAGCGCCGGGGGCGTCGTGCCGGAGATGTACGACGCGTTTCGCACGCTGGTGCGCTACTCGATCTCGCGCGGTGCCGAGGGCATCGTGTTCACCTGTTCCGCCTTCCGCGACGTGATCGATGCCTGCGCGAAGGAGTTTCCGATCCCGATGATCGGACCCAACGAGGCGATGATCGAACAGGCGCTCGATGCCGGTTCGAGGTTCGCGGTGATGGCCACCGTCGGGCCGACGATCCCGTCGTTCTCGGCCGAGATGCTCGATGTCGCCGCCGCGCGCGGCCGGAAGATCGAACTCGTGCCGTACGTGGTCGATGGTGCCTTCGATGCGCTGGCCGGTGGCGACCCGGCCCGGCACGATGCGCTGGTCGCGGCGAAGGCGCGCGAGATCACGGGCTGCGACGCGATCGTGCTGGCGCAGTTCACGCTGTCGCGGGCGGTGCCGGCGGTGTCCGGGGTGAGCTCGCTGCCGATCTTCAATTCGCCGGGCGCAGCCGTGGCGAAGATGCGCCGCCTGCTCGACCGCTGA
- a CDS encoding tripartite tricarboxylate transporter substrate binding protein produces the protein MNTPLSCAVATLAAAAGIALPSTTLAQAWPAKPVRVVIPWPAGGSNDVVGRIVMQELSRTLGQQFVIDNRAGASGVVGADLVAKAPGDGYTLMVHSTTHVGNAHLYGKKLTYDTMKDFTGVGMLSSQPGVLTVHPSLPVKTLKDFIALAKAKPRQINYSSSGNGSAPHLQMALLISMAGIDITHVPYKGGAPQVAALLGGETQASFATIGTVISQIQAGKLRPLGVGSATRTKALPGVPTISEAGLPGYDMNPWIGVFAPAGTPRAIIDRLNTEMNQTLSIPEVMSTLAKQALDPAPTTVDEFNRILRVDFEKYGKLIALTGAKIE, from the coding sequence ATGAACACACCGCTGTCCTGCGCGGTGGCGACACTGGCCGCTGCTGCCGGTATCGCCCTGCCCTCGACCACCCTCGCCCAGGCGTGGCCTGCCAAGCCGGTGCGGGTCGTCATCCCCTGGCCCGCTGGCGGCTCGAACGATGTCGTCGGCCGCATCGTGATGCAGGAACTGTCGCGTACCCTCGGCCAGCAGTTCGTGATCGACAACCGGGCGGGTGCATCCGGCGTGGTCGGCGCCGACCTGGTGGCCAAGGCGCCGGGCGACGGCTACACCCTGATGGTCCACTCGACCACCCATGTCGGCAATGCACACCTGTACGGGAAGAAGCTGACCTACGACACGATGAAGGACTTCACCGGCGTCGGCATGCTCTCCTCGCAGCCGGGAGTGCTGACCGTGCATCCATCGCTACCGGTGAAGACGCTGAAGGACTTCATCGCGCTGGCCAAGGCGAAGCCGCGCCAGATCAACTATTCCTCGTCGGGCAACGGCAGTGCGCCGCACCTGCAGATGGCGCTGCTGATCTCGATGGCCGGCATCGACATCACTCATGTGCCGTACAAGGGCGGTGCACCACAGGTCGCCGCGCTGCTCGGGGGCGAGACCCAGGCCTCGTTTGCCACCATCGGCACGGTGATCAGCCAGATCCAGGCCGGCAAGCTGCGCCCGCTCGGCGTAGGCTCGGCTACGCGCACCAAGGCCCTGCCGGGCGTGCCCACCATTTCGGAGGCGGGGCTGCCCGGCTACGACATGAACCCATGGATCGGCGTGTTCGCCCCGGCCGGAACACCGAGAGCCATCATCGACCGGCTGAACACCGAGATGAACCAGACCCTGTCGATCCCGGAGGTGATGTCCACCCTGGCGAAGCAGGCACTCGATCCGGCACCGACCACGGTCGACGAGTTCAACCGCATCCTGCGCGTGGACTTCGAGAAGTACGGCAAGCTGATCGCGCTGACCGGCGCGAAAATTGAATGA
- a CDS encoding tripartite tricarboxylate transporter substrate binding protein, whose protein sequence is MAGWVHRTGVRLGTVFAATAASAAWAQAPAYPAKPVRLLVPFAAGGATDVPTRILATKLGERMGSPFIIDNRPGAGGAIGTATVARAEPDGYSVLVTATPFVVSPHVYPKLGYDTLKDFAQVAMFASSPNVLVVHPSLGVKSVKELIALARPQPGKLDWASSGVGGGQHLFGELFMSMAGIKVTHVSYKGSGAAIADVLGGQVKIGFPGIAIALSHHNAGRLLALGVTTAQRSAQMPDVPSLAEAGVPGYDATFWMGLSVPVKTARTVVDALHRETVALVKAPDVVEGFRKAGTDIAPAGPEQFRKFVLSEYEKWGKVVRAVGIKPE, encoded by the coding sequence ATGGCAGGCTGGGTGCATCGCACTGGAGTACGGCTGGGAACGGTTTTCGCAGCAACGGCTGCATCGGCTGCATGGGCGCAGGCGCCAGCCTATCCGGCCAAGCCCGTCCGCCTGCTGGTGCCTTTTGCGGCCGGCGGCGCGACCGATGTGCCCACGCGCATCCTCGCCACGAAGCTCGGCGAGCGGATGGGCAGTCCGTTCATCATCGACAACCGCCCCGGCGCCGGTGGCGCCATCGGCACCGCGACCGTGGCCAGGGCCGAGCCCGACGGTTACTCGGTGCTGGTCACCGCCACCCCGTTCGTGGTCAGTCCCCATGTCTATCCGAAGCTCGGCTACGACACGCTGAAGGACTTCGCGCAGGTTGCGATGTTCGCGTCTTCGCCCAACGTGCTGGTCGTGCATCCGTCGCTCGGGGTGAAGTCGGTCAAGGAACTCATCGCACTGGCGCGTCCCCAGCCAGGCAAGCTCGACTGGGCATCATCGGGCGTGGGTGGCGGGCAGCACCTGTTCGGCGAACTGTTCATGTCGATGGCGGGCATCAAGGTCACGCACGTCTCGTACAAGGGTAGTGGTGCTGCGATCGCAGACGTGCTCGGCGGCCAGGTGAAGATCGGGTTCCCGGGCATCGCCATCGCGCTGTCCCACCACAACGCCGGCCGGCTGCTGGCGCTGGGTGTCACCACCGCGCAGCGCTCGGCACAGATGCCGGATGTGCCGAGCCTCGCCGAGGCTGGCGTGCCCGGCTACGACGCGACGTTCTGGATGGGCCTGTCGGTACCGGTGAAGACCGCGCGTACGGTCGTCGACGCCTTGCATCGCGAGACGGTTGCGCTCGTCAAGGCACCCGACGTGGTCGAGGGCTTCCGCAAGGCCGGTACCGACATCGCCCCGGCCGGCCCGGAGCAGTTCCGCAAGTTCGTGCTTTCCGAGTACGAGAAGTGGGGCAAGGTGGTGCGCGCCGTGGGCATCAAGCCGGAGTGA
- a CDS encoding zinc-binding alcohol dehydrogenase, producing the protein MLEGIANGGSGADVPAATARAFWVTGPSRGELRDAPLPPVGAGEVRVRSLYSGISRGTEALVFRGAVPPSQWQAMRCPFQQGDFPAPVKYGYCSVGVVEDGVDDLLGQRVFCLHPHQDRYVVPAGWVTRLPASLPAPRAVLAANMETAVNGLWDAAPRLGDRLTVVGAGVVGLLVATLAARIPGVEVELVDPDVRRAAVAGRLGLRHVLPSDAAGERDIVVHASGHPDGLATALSLAGFEATVLEMSWYGDRSVPVPLGESFHSRRLILRSSQVGAVATAQRARWDTRRRMALALDLLADDAFDALVEAQVGFDDLPYAMARLAHSPDGALCTVVTYS; encoded by the coding sequence ATGCTTGAGGGCATCGCGAACGGCGGCAGCGGGGCCGATGTTCCTGCCGCCACCGCGCGTGCATTCTGGGTCACCGGTCCTTCTCGGGGCGAACTGCGCGATGCGCCGCTGCCGCCGGTCGGAGCGGGCGAAGTACGCGTACGCAGCCTGTACAGCGGCATCAGCCGCGGCACCGAAGCGCTGGTGTTCCGGGGTGCGGTGCCACCGAGCCAGTGGCAGGCGATGCGCTGCCCGTTCCAGCAGGGCGACTTTCCGGCGCCGGTGAAGTATGGCTACTGCTCGGTCGGTGTGGTCGAAGACGGCGTCGACGATCTGCTCGGGCAGCGCGTGTTCTGCCTGCATCCGCACCAGGACCGCTATGTCGTGCCTGCCGGATGGGTCACCCGGCTGCCCGCGTCGCTTCCGGCGCCGCGCGCGGTACTTGCCGCGAACATGGAGACCGCAGTCAACGGCCTGTGGGACGCCGCTCCGCGCCTGGGCGACCGGCTCACCGTCGTGGGCGCGGGCGTGGTCGGCCTGCTGGTCGCGACGCTCGCCGCGCGCATCCCCGGTGTCGAGGTCGAACTGGTCGACCCGGACGTACGCCGTGCCGCCGTTGCCGGCAGGCTCGGACTGCGCCATGTGCTGCCGTCCGACGCAGCCGGCGAGCGCGACATCGTCGTGCATGCCAGTGGCCATCCGGACGGGCTCGCGACCGCCTTGTCGCTCGCCGGCTTCGAGGCCACGGTGCTCGAGATGAGCTGGTACGGCGATCGCAGCGTGCCCGTGCCGCTCGGGGAGTCCTTCCACAGCCGCCGGCTGATACTCCGCTCGTCGCAGGTCGGGGCGGTTGCCACCGCGCAGCGCGCGCGTTGGGATACCCGCCGGCGCATGGCGCTGGCGCTCGACCTGTTGGCCGACGACGCTTTCGATGCGCTGGTCGAGGCACAGGTCGGCTTCGACGATCTGCCCTACGCGATGGCGCGGCTCGCCCATTCACCCGATGGTGCGCTGTGCACCGTCGTGACCTATTCCTGA
- a CDS encoding alpha-hydroxy-acid oxidizing protein, protein MANDKLNAYNIFDLREQALRRVPKGLFEFTDRGTEDEVSLKNNRSIFDGIRFKPRTLVDVSKRTQATTIFGVNHKMPIAIAPTGVAGLMWYEGEVALARAARAAGIPFTLATGSVTPMEKVAKEAGGDLWFQLYMWPDRSLSHELVMRARDAGYKALIVTVDGVSSGNREYNIRNGFTIPFTFSTRNMVDMMKHPRWLFGTMARYLATSGMPTYANYPAAARAKLTAGPVGRSSLRSDSINWDDLDALRKIWPHKLIVKGVLDPADALRAVEHGADGIGVSNHGGRNLDGIISPIEALPEIVDAIAGRATVFMDSGVRRGSDVVKALALGADAVMVGRATLYGVAAGGEAGAARALDIFRDEIHRVQALLGVHHLGQLGPQYLKLVDPTLRAPKYVRRPLQAVPADPAAAAAAEAAKPR, encoded by the coding sequence GTGGCCAACGACAAGCTGAACGCCTACAACATCTTCGACCTGCGCGAGCAGGCGCTGCGCCGCGTGCCGAAAGGCCTGTTCGAGTTCACCGACCGCGGCACCGAAGACGAAGTCTCGCTGAAGAACAACCGGTCGATCTTCGACGGCATCCGCTTCAAGCCGCGCACCCTGGTCGACGTGTCCAAGCGCACCCAGGCCACCACGATCTTCGGCGTGAACCACAAGATGCCGATCGCCATCGCACCGACCGGGGTCGCCGGGCTGATGTGGTACGAGGGCGAGGTCGCGCTGGCGCGCGCAGCGCGCGCGGCCGGCATTCCGTTCACGCTGGCCACCGGTTCGGTGACGCCGATGGAGAAGGTCGCGAAGGAAGCCGGCGGCGACCTCTGGTTCCAGCTCTACATGTGGCCCGACCGCTCGCTGTCGCACGAGCTCGTGATGCGCGCGCGCGACGCCGGCTACAAGGCGCTGATCGTCACCGTCGACGGCGTGTCCTCGGGCAACCGCGAATACAACATCCGCAACGGCTTCACGATCCCGTTCACCTTCTCGACCCGCAACATGGTCGACATGATGAAGCACCCGCGCTGGCTGTTCGGCACGATGGCGCGCTACCTCGCCACCAGCGGCATGCCGACCTATGCCAACTATCCGGCCGCAGCGCGCGCGAAGCTCACCGCCGGCCCGGTGGGCCGCTCCAGCCTGCGCTCGGACTCGATCAACTGGGACGACCTCGACGCGCTGCGCAAGATCTGGCCGCACAAGCTGATCGTGAAGGGTGTGCTCGATCCGGCCGACGCGCTACGCGCAGTCGAACACGGCGCCGACGGGATCGGCGTATCGAACCACGGCGGCCGCAACCTCGACGGCATCATCTCGCCGATCGAAGCCCTGCCCGAGATCGTCGACGCGATCGCAGGACGGGCGACCGTGTTCATGGACAGCGGCGTGCGGCGCGGCAGCGACGTGGTGAAGGCACTCGCCCTGGGCGCCGACGCGGTGATGGTCGGCCGCGCCACGCTGTACGGTGTGGCCGCCGGTGGCGAGGCCGGTGCCGCCCGCGCACTCGACATCTTCCGCGACGAGATCCACCGCGTGCAGGCGCTGCTCGGGGTGCACCACCTCGGCCAGCTCGGCCCGCAGTACCTGAAGCTGGTCGACCCGACCCTGCGTGCGCCGAAGTACGTACGCCGACCGCTGCAGGCCGTGCCTGCCGATCCGGCAGCGGCCGCCGCCGCCGAGGCCGCCAAGCCGCGCTGA
- a CDS encoding MmgE/PrpD family protein — protein sequence MSAAHDGIPGAEGATVAQARFASALGFDRLPPEVVERTKTCVLDTLGCCLFGSTQPSVRKLTAMVAGEDSGGSAILMGTARHASASMAALVNATAAHSFQLDEIHIQATLHPGSAALPAVLAVAQCAGRPVSGREAITALVAGYETALRTGMAARGSIFTRGYHNQGATGALAAAVAAGRLIGLDALQMQHALGIAGSQAAGLMAVQEGAMAKSFHCGRASQGGVYAAKLAALGYTGIPQVLEEPYGGFLSTIAIPAQCDGEMLAAGLGERWEILNVGYKPAPASNGSVSAMTALDTIMREHAIDAGQIERMTAHVSSNTLGHCGWEYTRDKVQGVLAAQMNLRYGLAVMALEREATAAQFAPERLFAPETMAFLPRIHVEHEPKYDGHGGIYRVACRLQVQTRDGRLHETEVLFRKGSNEDPMSAGELRHKFLGLASPVLGEGRARALTDAVDRLETIDDLGALSLLLAAT from the coding sequence GTGAGCGCAGCACACGACGGCATCCCCGGCGCCGAGGGCGCCACGGTAGCCCAGGCGCGCTTTGCGTCCGCACTCGGGTTCGACCGGCTGCCACCCGAGGTGGTCGAGCGCACGAAGACCTGCGTGCTCGACACCCTCGGCTGCTGCCTGTTCGGGTCGACGCAGCCGTCGGTGCGCAAGCTGACCGCCATGGTCGCCGGCGAAGACAGTGGCGGCAGCGCGATCCTCATGGGGACCGCACGGCACGCAAGCGCCTCGATGGCGGCACTGGTCAATGCCACCGCCGCGCACAGCTTCCAGCTCGACGAGATCCACATCCAGGCCACGCTGCACCCTGGCTCGGCAGCGCTGCCGGCGGTGCTGGCCGTGGCGCAGTGCGCCGGGCGGCCGGTCAGCGGGCGCGAGGCGATCACCGCGCTGGTTGCCGGCTACGAGACGGCGCTGCGCACCGGGATGGCTGCGCGCGGCTCGATCTTCACGCGCGGCTACCACAACCAGGGCGCCACCGGCGCGCTCGCCGCTGCGGTCGCAGCCGGGAGACTGATCGGCCTCGATGCGCTGCAGATGCAGCACGCGCTGGGCATCGCCGGCTCGCAGGCTGCCGGACTGATGGCCGTACAGGAAGGTGCGATGGCGAAGAGCTTCCACTGCGGGCGGGCCTCGCAGGGCGGCGTCTATGCCGCGAAGCTTGCCGCCCTCGGCTACACCGGCATTCCGCAGGTGCTCGAAGAGCCCTATGGCGGCTTCCTCAGCACGATCGCGATCCCGGCACAGTGCGATGGCGAAATGCTCGCCGCAGGACTGGGCGAGCGCTGGGAGATCCTGAACGTCGGCTACAAGCCGGCGCCGGCCTCCAACGGCAGCGTGAGCGCGATGACCGCCCTCGATACGATCATGCGCGAACACGCGATCGACGCGGGGCAGATCGAGCGCATGACCGCGCATGTCAGCAGCAACACGCTCGGCCACTGCGGCTGGGAGTACACCCGCGACAAGGTGCAGGGCGTGCTGGCCGCGCAGATGAACCTGCGCTACGGGCTGGCGGTGATGGCGCTCGAGCGCGAGGCTACCGCCGCCCAGTTTGCTCCGGAGCGCCTGTTCGCCCCCGAGACGATGGCCTTCCTGCCGCGCATCCATGTCGAGCACGAGCCGAAGTACGACGGCCACGGCGGCATCTACCGGGTGGCCTGCCGGCTGCAGGTGCAGACGCGGGACGGACGCCTGCACGAGACCGAAGTGCTGTTCCGCAAGGGCAGCAACGAGGATCCGATGAGCGCCGGGGAACTGCGCCACAAGTTCCTCGGGCTGGCCTCGCCGGTGCTCGGCGAAGGCCGCGCACGGGCGCTGACCGATGCGGTCGACCGGCTGGAAACGATCGACGATCTCGGCGCCCTGTCTTTGCTGCTTGCGGCCACTTGA
- a CDS encoding tripartite tricarboxylate transporter substrate binding protein has translation MQCHRRLLDTSVAAIIAAAVLLPSLATGDAAAQAPYPQRPIRLIIGQSPGGASDTVGRISAQKLGEYLGHSVLVDNRPGASGAIASDIVTRALPDGHTMLLGGASLVINAALSPDRPLRLGKDFTPITLLAESSNVFLVHPSHPARTLRELIDFARSRPGQVDYASPGPGSPQHLAGELLNVVAGIRMVHIPYKGSGPALADLLGGRVLVMSSTLPSAAAHIKSGRVRALAVTVSKRAPSLPDVPTVAEAGGFPDYEVATWQSLLFPGGTPKPFVDTIQSQAAKALFSPEVAARLRDQGYEPVASTPARFTAFLEAELAKWPKVIKAAGIKAE, from the coding sequence ATGCAATGCCATCGACGTCTTCTCGATACATCGGTAGCCGCGATCATCGCTGCAGCCGTACTGCTGCCGTCACTCGCGACCGGCGACGCCGCCGCACAGGCGCCGTATCCGCAGCGGCCGATCCGCCTGATCATCGGCCAGTCCCCCGGCGGCGCGTCGGACACCGTTGGCCGGATTTCCGCGCAGAAGCTGGGCGAGTACCTCGGGCATTCGGTGCTGGTCGATAACCGGCCCGGTGCCAGCGGGGCGATCGCGAGCGACATCGTCACCCGAGCGCTGCCCGACGGCCACACCATGCTGCTCGGCGGCGCGAGCCTGGTCATCAACGCGGCTCTGTCGCCCGATCGGCCGTTGCGGCTGGGCAAGGACTTCACGCCGATCACGCTGCTCGCCGAGTCGTCGAACGTATTCCTGGTGCATCCGTCGCATCCGGCGCGCACCCTCAGGGAACTGATCGACTTCGCCCGCAGCCGGCCGGGGCAGGTCGACTACGCATCGCCGGGCCCCGGCTCGCCGCAGCACCTGGCGGGAGAGCTGCTGAACGTGGTGGCCGGCATCCGCATGGTACACATTCCCTACAAGGGTAGCGGACCTGCGCTGGCCGACCTGCTCGGCGGCCGCGTGCTGGTGATGTCCTCGACGCTGCCGTCGGCCGCCGCGCACATCAAGTCCGGTAGGGTGCGTGCGCTGGCCGTGACCGTGTCGAAGCGTGCGCCGTCGCTGCCCGACGTGCCGACGGTCGCCGAAGCGGGGGGCTTCCCGGACTACGAAGTGGCGACCTGGCAGAGCCTGCTGTTCCCCGGAGGTACGCCGAAACCCTTCGTGGACACGATCCAGTCGCAGGCTGCGAAGGCCCTGTTCAGTCCGGAGGTTGCGGCGCGCCTGCGCGACCAGGGCTACGAACCGGTCGCGAGCACGCCGGCGCGCTTCACCGCGTTCCTCGAAGCGGAACTGGCGAAGTGGCCGAAGGTGATCAAGGCTGCAGGCATCAAGGCGGAGTAA
- a CDS encoding 6-carboxytetrahydropterin synthase — MYSLAVSDHIMIAHSFNGEIFGPAQQLHGATYGVEIELRRAELDANGLVCDIGLALQALRDVLAGLNYKNLDTLPELAGRNTTTEFMAGEIFRRMQARIAAGEVGPGTAGQLASMRVTLRESPVAWASYEGVLR; from the coding sequence ATGTACAGCCTAGCCGTTTCCGACCACATCATGATCGCGCACAGTTTCAACGGCGAGATCTTCGGCCCGGCGCAGCAGCTGCACGGCGCCACCTACGGCGTCGAGATCGAGCTGCGTCGCGCAGAACTCGATGCGAACGGGCTGGTGTGCGACATCGGTCTTGCCTTGCAGGCGCTGCGCGACGTGCTCGCCGGGCTCAATTACAAGAATCTCGACACGCTGCCCGAACTGGCCGGCCGCAACACCACCACCGAGTTCATGGCGGGCGAGATCTTTCGCCGCATGCAGGCACGGATCGCGGCCGGAGAGGTCGGACCCGGTACGGCGGGACAACTGGCATCCATGCGGGTGACGCTGCGCGAGTCGCCGGTCGCCTGGGCCAGCTACGAAGGCGTGTTGCGTTGA
- a CDS encoding transporter substrate-binding domain-containing protein, with protein sequence MTVVSPAVLADLAPTGKLRAGINFSNFLLTAREPDGTPRGVALDLAHELGRRLGVPTEIIEFPNPGKLAESADKGIWDVGFLGAEPARAVLIDFSAAYVEIEATYLVRDGSPLKSIADVDRDGVTVIVPAKAAYGLWLAANLKHAKLTGVDMADTAARRFVEENFDALAGLKDRLTQDVEKIPGTHLIPGQFAAVQQAAGTPKGRPAGNAYLCDFIEDVKASGLVAKLIDRHNVGHGLAVAPQR encoded by the coding sequence ATGACCGTGGTATCCCCTGCCGTACTCGCCGACCTGGCACCGACTGGCAAGCTTCGCGCCGGCATCAACTTCTCCAACTTCCTGCTGACCGCGCGCGAGCCGGACGGCACGCCAAGGGGCGTCGCGCTCGACCTCGCGCATGAACTCGGGCGGCGGCTCGGCGTGCCGACCGAGATCATCGAGTTCCCGAACCCGGGCAAGCTGGCCGAGAGCGCGGACAAGGGCATCTGGGATGTCGGCTTCCTCGGTGCCGAGCCGGCGCGCGCGGTGCTGATCGATTTCTCCGCGGCCTATGTCGAGATCGAGGCCACCTACCTGGTACGCGACGGTTCGCCGTTGAAGTCGATCGCCGATGTCGACCGCGATGGCGTGACGGTGATCGTGCCGGCCAAGGCCGCCTACGGGCTGTGGCTGGCGGCCAACCTGAAGCACGCAAAGCTCACCGGCGTCGACATGGCCGATACGGCCGCCCGCCGGTTCGTCGAGGAGAACTTCGACGCGCTGGCTGGCCTTAAGGATCGACTGACCCAGGACGTGGAGAAGATCCCCGGCACGCACCTGATCCCCGGGCAGTTCGCAGCCGTGCAGCAGGCGGCGGGCACGCCGAAGGGTCGCCCCGCCGGCAACGCCTACCTGTGCGATTTCATCGAGGACGTGAAGGCGTCGGGCCTGGTCGCGAAACTGATCGACAGGCACAACGTCGGGCACGGGCTGGCGGTGGCGCCGCAGCGCTGA
- a CDS encoding RibD family protein, protein MPPELDVTAHPSAEPAPAGGVQWQALLDGDTVALAQWPHDPLVSLYGPLCAGRRDRPLVVGHLAQSLDGRIATASGMSRWLSGDEDLLHTHRMRAISDAVLVGVNTVLHDDPQLTVRRCLGRHPVRVVIDPERRLDGTQRVFVDDAAPTLLLVAAGRGQEGERVGRAQVVPVERGARGLDPREICRVLARRGLHRLLVEGGGITVSRFLEAGALHRLQVTVAPVILGSGRPAITLPEIRDLGLSLRPRTRRVMLGDDVMIECDLESLVDAGPGAHA, encoded by the coding sequence ATGCCGCCCGAACTCGACGTGACTGCCCATCCTTCCGCCGAACCGGCGCCGGCTGGCGGCGTGCAATGGCAGGCGCTGCTCGATGGCGATACCGTGGCGCTCGCGCAGTGGCCGCACGACCCGCTGGTATCTCTGTACGGACCGCTGTGTGCGGGACGACGGGACCGGCCGCTGGTGGTCGGCCATCTCGCGCAGAGCCTGGACGGCCGGATCGCGACCGCCAGCGGCATGTCGCGCTGGCTCAGCGGTGACGAAGACCTGCTGCACACGCATCGCATGCGCGCGATTTCGGATGCCGTCCTGGTGGGCGTGAACACCGTCCTGCATGACGATCCGCAGCTGACCGTACGCCGTTGCCTCGGCCGCCACCCCGTGCGGGTGGTGATCGATCCCGAACGTCGACTCGATGGCACACAGCGCGTGTTCGTCGACGATGCCGCGCCGACGCTGCTGCTGGTGGCCGCAGGTCGCGGGCAGGAGGGCGAACGCGTCGGCCGCGCGCAGGTCGTACCGGTCGAACGCGGCGCGCGTGGCCTGGATCCGCGCGAGATCTGTCGTGTCCTGGCTCGGCGCGGGCTGCATCGGCTGCTGGTCGAAGGCGGCGGCATCACCGTGTCACGATTCCTCGAGGCGGGCGCGCTGCACCGGCTGCAGGTCACGGTGGCACCGGTGATCCTGGGCTCGGGCCGCCCCGCCATCACGTTGCCCGAGATCCGCGATCTGGGGCTGAGCCTGCGTCCGCGCACCCGGCGCGTGATGCTGGGCGATGACGTGATGATCGAATGCGATCTCGAATCGCTCGTTGATGCCGGGCCGGGTGCCCATGCTTGA
- a CDS encoding glycosyltransferase family 4 protein, whose protein sequence is MLVPGALDQFTGGYLFDRRVVDGLRASGRSVRVVELPGAYPDADAAARAAATDALHALPDGSLAVIDGLALPGFADCLQAEAKRLRLLGFIHHPLSLETGIAPAMAERMAGIERRLWPMLRGLLCPSAHTARCLANAGVDAARIAVTPPGTERPPEDAVHQLAGAGDGGTLRLLSIGSVVPRKGHRLLVEALAGLKALPWRLNCIGSTERDLAAVAGVRAAIASHGLDGRVALAGEVGPDALREAWHDADVFVLPSSHEGYGMAYAEAMARGLPVIGTTAGAIPDTVPETAGLLVEAGDVDALRIALERLMVDAALRQQLAAGALEAAAALPDWPTAVRHWADAADRLAA, encoded by the coding sequence ATGCTCGTACCCGGCGCACTGGACCAGTTTACCGGCGGCTATCTGTTCGACCGCCGGGTGGTTGACGGCCTGCGCGCATCGGGGCGCAGCGTGCGCGTGGTGGAACTGCCCGGCGCCTATCCCGATGCGGACGCGGCTGCGCGCGCGGCTGCAACAGATGCACTGCATGCCTTGCCCGACGGAAGCCTCGCCGTGATCGACGGGCTCGCGCTGCCGGGCTTCGCAGATTGCCTGCAGGCCGAGGCGAAGCGCCTTCGTCTGCTCGGCTTCATCCATCATCCGCTGTCGCTCGAGACCGGCATTGCGCCAGCCATGGCCGAGCGCATGGCCGGCATCGAGCGCAGGCTGTGGCCGATGCTGCGCGGGCTGCTGTGCCCGAGTGCGCACACGGCGCGCTGCCTCGCAAACGCGGGCGTCGACGCGGCGCGCATCGCGGTCACGCCGCCCGGCACCGAGCGCCCGCCGGAGGACGCCGTACACCAGCTGGCGGGTGCGGGTGATGGCGGCACGCTGAGGCTGCTGTCGATCGGCAGCGTCGTGCCGCGCAAGGGACACCGGTTGCTGGTCGAAGCACTGGCCGGACTGAAGGCATTACCGTGGCGCCTGAACTGCATCGGCAGCACCGAGCGCGATCTCGCTGCGGTCGCCGGTGTGCGTGCTGCGATCGCCAGCCATGGACTGGATGGCCGCGTGGCACTTGCGGGCGAGGTGGGGCCGGATGCGTTGCGCGAAGCGTGGCACGATGCCGACGTATTCGTCCTTCCATCGAGCCACGAGGGTTATGGCATGGCCTATGCAGAAGCGATGGCGCGCGGGCTTCCGGTAATCGGAACCACGGCAGGCGCGATCCCGGATACGGTGCCGGAGACGGCGGGTCTGCTGGTCGAGGCCGGCGACGTCGATGCGTTGCGCATTGCGCTCGAACGGCTGATGGTCGATGCAGCCCTGCGGCAGCAGCTTGCCGCCGGCGCCCTGGAGGCAGCGGCTGCGCTGCCCGACTGGCCGACGGCGGTACGGCACTGGGCCGACGCAGCCGATCGGCTCGCGGCATGA